In Heptranchias perlo isolate sHepPer1 chromosome 7, sHepPer1.hap1, whole genome shotgun sequence, a genomic segment contains:
- the eef1b2 gene encoding elongation factor 1-beta — protein MGFGDLKSASGLQVLNDYLADRSYIEGYVPSQADVAVFEALGAPPSAAFYHALRWYNHIRSYESTKTSLPGVKQPLGKYGPQNVADTTPTKAADDDDDDDDDIDLFGSDDDEESAEAKKIKEERLAQYEAKKSKKPALIAKSSILLDVKPWDDETDMSKLEDCVRSVIMDGLLWGSSKLVPVGYGIRKLQIQCVVEDNKVGTDLLEEAITAFEDYVQSVDVAAFNKV, from the exons ATGGGATTTGGAGACTTGAAATCCGCCTCCGGCCTGCAAGTGCTTAACGACTACCTGGCGGACAGGAGCTACATCGAGGG GTACGTTCCCTCACAAGCTGACGTCGCTGTGTTTGAAGCTCTTGGTGcaccaccttcagctgccttcTACCATGCACTTCGGTGGTACAATCACATCCGGTCCTATGAAAGCACAAAGACTAG CCTTCCCGGTGTTAAGCAGCCCCTTGGTAAATACGGTCCACAAAACGTAGCAGACACAACACCAACAAAAGCAGCAgacgacgatgatgatgatgatgatgacattGATCTCTTTGGATCTGATGATGACGAG GAAAGTGCAGAGGCAAAGAAGATCAAGGAAGAGCGTCTAGCTCAATATGAAGCAAAAAAATCCAAGA AGCCAGCACTCATTGCTAAATCATCTATTCTGCTGGATGTGAAACCATGGGACGATGAAACTGACATGTCCAAACTGGAAGACTGTGTACGTTCTGTGATAATGGATGGCTTACTTTGGGGTTCCT CCAAATTGGTTCCAGTGGGCTACGGCATCAGGAAGCTACAGATTCAGTGTGTGGTTGAAGATAATAAG GTGGGAACAGATTTGCTGGAAGAAGCTATCACTGCATTTGAAGATTACGTGCAGTCTGTTGATGTGGCAGCCTTCAACAAAGTGTAA